TTATCATGCCAGACGGGGAGTGTTCTGCCCTGCAGGttaataaatagtttaatttGTTTCTTAAAAATAGTTGATTATAATTGTTGTCTTCCAGTTTTAGTTTgtaatgttaaaagcacaaatgcacattaatattacCCAaaggtgtatttttattttgaagaggctTGTAAGAGTTGCAAGGTATCATGGGTAATAAACCTGCCAGCTAGCGTCAGTGTGCAGTGTAATGGTGGATAGATGTGAACATACTGCTACATCTTCCTGGTTTAAAGTTCTTCTACACTTCAGAAAGCAATGGCTGTGAGTATATACTTTGTTTAAGAGCTAAAGTAACCTGATTATGTAACTTTTAGAtactttatgtgtgtttaagGAGTTCGTTTTTGTGGCTTGAAAATACTGCTATTAGATTGTATTGCCATGCAAAAAACGCCATCTTGTGGTACATAATGGAACAGCAGaaatattattgttactttttacaTCTTGTAAGCATGTCTACATGACATTGCATTTGTTTAATGGTTTAATagtgatttaaatgtttatatttttgcaaGAAGACCAAGTGGTTAattgtgtacattttattttgtgttttgctttATTGCAGTTTCACTCATAATAGCATGAGTCTTCATGTCACAAGGTTTTGTGAATAAAGGGAGCAAGACGCTCTGAACCTGGCTCGTAAATTCGAGTTTGGCTTGCTGTTTATCTGCGTTAACATACTGGGCGTATACAACACGTAGTGAGAACAGTACAGTTACGTTTTATggcctttttgttttattaaaggctcagtaagtgtgattagttgtaattgaactttagtcatttaggatgtaattgtaattgatttcagggggaaaataataattgtaattggaaaaaatgctggtcaacataatcaatttagttgtaattgaacatggataattgaagtcaTAATTGTAAGTTTGGCAGAAGTATGTGTAACTGTATAAAGTGAGGCTGTAGTCAACAGTACATTACCAGGTTATGgtcctcatccatccatccctcagTCACTCCTTTGGTTATGACAGCGAGCGCAGATCAAACCTGATGCTGCTGGATGACAGAACTCTAGTGTTTATAGCAGGAAACCTGCTTGTACTGCTGCAAGTTCACACCAAGGAGCAGAGATTCCTGCGTTCCTGCAGCGGAGAAGGAATAGGTGCTATCACAGTAAGCTGATCTCCTGACACACTGACGATGTTATCATGCATACTCTGCTCaacaaatgtatatttaacaaAGTACCTGTAATGTAGGCCACTTCCAGTTTTCTGTCCCCAGTTTTCTGACCAGCTTCTTTTGTTGTGACTAATATTAATCACATGTATATCtttatgtatgtttgtgtgtaggCTCATCCCAGTAATGAGTACTTTGTCgtaatcaataatcatttttaatatattgtattgcatattgtaatccagtgttctgagtggacagtgaatctcttctccatctcctggctctgtaaatgatctttaaaaatgcatgagtgtgatgctggacttcagccaatcagagatgtttCTACCACCAGGGTGATcgcatgagctgttttaagcattattattggctgctcgagctgctctTCAAAAGTTGATGTGCTTTCTggatctgagagtagggacagtcccatggcTCTATATTCTAGCTGAAGTCTCTTATCCGGCTTTTGGCACAGCATTTACActgcaaatcaagaggaaaaatgaagaccgagatggagaagcaacagaataaaggcaaaaacgtgttcaggaggaacagagTCCACAGGGTTGGTGTGTGCAGCGAACTGCGAGTGGTCTGCTTTCAGTCAGCGCAGTCCGCCTCGAGTcagagagagtgagaacagacggaatatttagcttattaaaaatgatctaaggtggaaataacagacccaattcatctgcagtgtggacgcagtgtgtctgctctgatcagctgagaAATGACTGCTTGTGTTTGCGGAGCAGCTGTGACTCTGaccctcttactgtcctcacagcagtgagtgatacgtgcttttATGTCTCGAAAatatcagaaaactctccaataacacaagatgaagttcctacatttgttactcgtctctatggagaaaacagtcgcaaagagttccacagtgtgcgcgtgcgtgcaagTTTTGTTTAGGAGGGGAGCGTGGAGtgcctcacgattctacataccccagctttaaagAGTAATGTCTGTCTGTAAAGAACTTGTTTACTGATATCATTGCATTGTGTAAACATAAAGAATTTCTTTCATGTTTGTTATTTTCTCAGGTTGTCATGTATCTTCATGTTATTTGGCAGGAGTGTCATAATTATGAAGATAAAGACTTTTTAGAGAAtgagaaaatattaatattacaaatgcATGTTTCAAGTCATCAGAGTAATCAACAAACTCCTCAGGCCAGGATTTAAAAATCCTGCTTTCTACCTCCTTCAAAAAACATTAGTTAGTGAAGACTTTTGTTGTGAAAAAAGACCTTATGTGacattgtgtgattttatttcttctttttgcatCCTGTTTAGGTTTTGGACTATTTCTCCCACATTCACAGGTCTCAAATTGCAAGGGGTTATGGGATATTTTGGGGAAACATCAGCCACTGATGTAGAGGGATTCGTGGAGCTTCCTGATAGAAAGGTAGGTCACCTGCTCCAGTTATGCAGTACCTGGCATTATAACTTTCTCAGTTCAGAGATGACATTCAGCTCAGATTCCTTTCATGCTTGTAGCCAAAGACAATCCTAATGTGGCATTTGCTAATTGATACAGATCCTACAACCAGCTTCTTCATGTGTTTAGGAAACTAGGATAAAGTTCTGCTAGAGAAAAGAGATGTGTTCTGGCTTTGTGACCAATTTAAACTGAGCCTGACTTCTGTCACCGGTTGGTACAGTAAAATCAGTTGTAGAAACCATCTTGTTGGTGCCATTAGTACGCAAATATTTCTACTCTCCGCTCCTGTCCCCCCATGTTAAAAACAGCTAAACCCCCCCCCCCTACTTCTGACAAAACATTCTTTCTCTTaagtcagaaaaaacatgaaatatataGCTACAACTTTGTCAAACCAATGACAgatcaattatatttttactgAACATAAGGCCAATAAGCAAATGTTAAGGACAGATTTTAACTACATTTTCCTCCGATAATTTTAATACCATTAATATTCTGGCCCATTTAATGGTTCACGACTCACAAATTGACTGGTTTCTTACTTCACCAGTGCTTTTGGTTCTGAATTGACTGAGTCTTCTCCTGGTTAGGTGGTAACAGGTACAGAATGGGGTAACCTGCTGCTGTGGGATAGAGAGGCCATCAAAGTGGAGATCTGCCGAATAGAGCGGCAGAGCTGTCATGTGGGGACAGCACAGCCCTTTTCCTTAGAAGATGGACTGTTGATGACTTTCGGTTCTGATGGGGTGATCAGGGTACGATTAATCTTCTCTACGTGTTTTATTATGAGCAGGTTTATAGGGGATCACATGCAGCTTATTCATGCTGACAAGGCAGGAGACAGTATTGGCTACAGGCGGCTATCTGTCTAATATTGTGTGGCCCCTAAagtaaagacacaaaatgacttcaaaaacacataagacaatagaaaaactcacaaaagagcagaaattcacaaaattgctctaaaaatacacaaaaggacaacaaatataccaaaaattactccataaacattgactacaaaaaaaaacactcaaataaaaaaactacacaaaatgaattcctaaaacacacaaaacaacaaagatacacaaaattacagaaaaatatacaaaatacaaacaaaagacaaaaaattacaacaaacaaatacacataaaaaccttgttgtttattcctttatttatgaaCAGATTGGTTGTTATTATGAACGCTGACATTAATatggataatgtggccctcagattgAACTATCATATTTTTGTAGCCCCCGCTgtaatagaagttgcccatttctgctGTACTGGATGCCAGTGTGTCACAGGGTCACCACCTACAGACACTTTCATTCACACAGCATTATTCAACTGATGCCAACAAACCACTATTGTGTTAATAATTGTCAATGTATGACTCGTCAACATCACAAGAACAAGTCTCTCATTACTTTTGAACTAATGAAGGAACTTCATTATTAGTTCTTCATTTGGAGctgctttcatttcatttttgaattGACCCTTAAAAGAACAAATCTGTTATTGCATGTGGAAACCACACCATTATTCTATTTGTATGTGAGGTGTTTGTCTTACTATGTAACTCTGCCACAGGGCTGGGACATTGAGAAAATCAACATGGCTGACACACACAGTGGAAGGTTAGAAATGGAACCCATTAATGAGCTGGTAGTTGGACACAATGTCTGCCTGTCATCTGTGGTGAGGAGCCCCCTGCCCAACTTCTTCATCTGGTTTGCCCAGGTCAGATGCAAAATCATCAACACTTGTGTCTACAATGCACCATAACGCTAGAGTCTGTACGGTGTGTTCCTACAGGATTCCAATGGAGCCATCTGGAAACTGGACCTTTCTTTCACCAACACTGTGAGTGAAGATGGTTTCCCTGAATTGATTTTCAGATcatttacatgtttgtttatttttttatttccgacAATTATTGGCTTTGGTGTCTCAACTGTTGGGGTGGGTCACAGATGTCTGTCATAGAGCCTTTCCAGGCGTAACAGCATTGTACcatttttacattacattttgagtTAGTTTAGTTTAAGTCCTTAGAATTATATTTAATGATAGACGACTAAAAACGATTAAATATATAATGAGAAAAAGGGATAAATAGGTAAAAGGTCCTAAGTAGGCTTTTTGCCTGTGGGTGAAAGtccattgcttttattttgaagggtattACTACTAACTTTTTCTTAGAGTACAGTCTATTTAGGCATCACCACATGGCAACAATTTAGTACTTTTTCCCGCTAACTAACATTGCTTTTCACTAATTAGTaaatagtagggatgtaacgattcactcaactcccgatacgattcgattcacaatactgggttcacgatacgattttctcacgatttattttacaaaatgggaatgttgacaaatgactgaaaaatgttcctttatttttttggggaaaatactatactattttccttttatttttcattgtcaaaagaatcccttgataaactatgcaaaatgatgcactttaactaaaaataaatcttgaatgaaatacataaaggaataatacaaatgaagaagaaacctatcaatttaaattctggttctatagtaaacaattcaaaactgcataatagttctttttctttttaaaagtgcaactgaaaatgttttttgtgcctaacaattggacttttaaaaaaaaaaaaaagtcattttactgtatttacgtcagatatttgtttagaccagcagagggcgctggcaacccagtggtcggttggcatgcagttattccaccagtgaagaagagaagctatgctagcagacagagctaatagaaaaacgggacttttacagatattcacgtaatattacagatactctttcggtgctaaaggagtaaagaatcatttatgagcatgtttaacagtaaatgacggccagaaagaaaatagtagcagattccgcccgtcacgtccgcttctggaaggattaatatatagcgccctctgctgtttaaaaaaagtactgcgattcaattttcagagcatcgatgtgaaccgtggtacctatgaatcgatttttaactgccttacgattaatcgttacatccctagtaaataggttttcaaatgaaaaggtaattttgtaatgtattttttactcCACATTTTTCCTCTAGTTTTCAGCTTGCATATATAAATGGCAGCCAGATACACACTTTAGGGCCAATTACATTTGACCACCTTATATTTTTCAGGGTTTAGGCTGGCCCCTTATCTTTGTTTAAACCTGCCTGTGATTTTATGATCACAGgttcaaacaaaacatgttatttAAATGAATTTGAGAAGTAAAATATGACTCCATTTGTGTTGTGGCTTGCTATTAAGAAGTGATGGTGGGTCCTAAACAGTGAAACAAAGGCTGTGGTTACATCTGTATGTGCAGACTCCAGATCCAGAGTGCCTGTTTACTTTCCATGCCGGGTCAATCCACGGTCTGGATGTTTGTAAAACATCACACCTCATGGCCACGACAGCTCCTGACCGtgagtacgcacacacacaagcacacacacacttgacatTTACAGAAATTGCTTTCTTCCTTGGATTAGTATGGAATAGTCTAGATTCTTATAATCTCCTTAACATAATCTCTTTTTTTGAAGTTTTACTATAATCCAGGTCTCGAAAAAGAATTATACTAAACCTGGCCAGAGGCCGGTTAtacagaattatacaaaaattgtaaaaaccGGTGTTTAATCAACGTGTCTGTGCTCCGACTATTGGTTTAGCATTATCGTTGCAGATATTGCTCAGACTTTCTCCCTTGATTTAATTTCAGGGGAAAATCCCGCTCTATCCCAGTCATTGCttatgtgtccttgggcaaggcacttttcACACAtggcctcgtatgaatgggtatgaattgtgcatgaatagGCGTAgtttgccccagggcagctgtggctacaatgtagcttaccaccacctttatgactggtgtgaattaaTTATGgtttctgtaaagcactttgagtgtcatTAGAAGTGTTATATGAACACAAATATGTACAATTCTAAAGTCTTGAACTATTGTCTAGATGTCTTTAcatatttgctgttttttctctctttttccctCAATTCCAAATTAAAGGTCAAACTCCTGTTCCACACAAACATATGTTAACTGATGAAATGTATAACTAAATGTTTAACCCCTTTCCGATCATTTCCACATTTACAATCACCTTTTGCATAATGtgcacaatcttttttttttttttttaaggatttttttgggctctagtggcctttatatgacagttgcttgacaggaatgggatgagagagagcagggaatgacatgcagcaaagggtcccaggccgggaatcgaacctggaccggctgcaggtgaggaactacagcctccgttcATGGATTGGACCAGTCCATGATTTCATTAGTCTAAAACTGTATTATGTTGTCTGGAACTAGACAAACAAAGAAGCATCCAGATTTTGAATGAagtcttaaagcagaactaagtaacatGCAGTTAGCGCTGCCCCTAAAGGTTCCTTTTGGTTATgccactgtcgtaaaaactctgcaccccccgcCACCTGCCCCACGCCACAGCTACATGCTTttctctcccaagacggtagcaatcgatcactgaaaaatcctaatacaacagtgacactaagggtgctttcacacatagtcccatgtgaccatgtcaacagtatgaggaagagagacaagtaaaataaatgaatgggaGTAacacggaagggagtgtggcaatgtgtgtggtgtgtttgtttgtgtgctgacaaagcggctcagAAAATGGaaggatagatggatagatagatgaatatttgtgtgtgtgctgcctgatggagggctgggttgcgagtgtgtgtgcgtgcccgTTGCcacgacgacagtgtgtgtgattgctgtgtgttactgctgagctgtcactgcatggagttgctctgttcctcagacaaagatcttctctgcctttttttgacAGCCTccaccatgatataagtttgagaaaagtgaatttgtagacaaccgtgtgcagccactgggctggtcataatctagcattagtttgtactgggctgtcgtaaagcagtacgtcttgccaccgggtcggaggcagggaaagttgcatgtgtggttttctggccagagacagcagggagagatgaaagaccccccaatcaccccataaacacttataTTACCCTCACAGGAACTACGAGAAGgttttattaaggtgaaaaggTTACTTGGTTCTGCTTTAAGAAGACACTAGATTagtgatgattaatataattaGATTATTTGAGTTCAGGTTTTATTGAAACCTCAGTAGGTGAAACCAGCCCTCAGTGTTTAGATTGAGTTTGATGATATTTTTAAGTCATTAGTATTAGATATTAGAAGTTATAGAAGTTGAGTTTTTTGCTTGTATAGGTTCAACACTATCCTGCTTCTCTTCTCAGGTTCAGTCAAAGTTTTTGACTTCTTGGCAAAAAAACAATTGACCACCAGTTGCTTCAACCAAAGTGGGACTACCATCAGCTGGGCTCCACCATGGGTATATTTGCTGACATCtaaatttgcatttttaaacatttcagttttatttattcaccttTCACAGTAAATCCAGCTTGACAACTTAGACATCATCAATACTTTTCTGGTTTCAACTGTTAGGTGAAAGCGAGCAGTGGTCTGCTTGGCTTTGACGATGGAGTCGTTCGTTTATTGGAGCTATACAGACCTCAGAGTTTGTATGCGGTATCCAGAAGCAGCTGTGAAGAAGATGGCAAACTGCGCCTCAAACAGGCCTTTAAACCTCACAGTGAATCTGTAACTGCACTGGCTTATGAGCGTAATGGGGAGATCCTGGCTACAGGGGTAAGAAGAGGTTTAGTTGtgcagttttattgaattttgctGTAGATATGATACTGtatatgatatgatataatgaaaaataagcAGGTGTTACATCACGAGTTTAAGTCCAACAATAAAACTGACAGTTCTCAGTTCTTCCCCACCCCGAACCATTTTCCTACGCTGCCTCCCTCTTCCCTTTCtcctcacttaggtgtaacactgccctctgtttttatattctcccttcaATTAAGTGTTTCTTATCCTTCCTTAGAGAGGGCTAgtaatggtcacaattatgcaataaaatgaattaattcattcatggCATCgtccagtttgggaaccactgatgtaaacaATCCTACCTTTAGACATCTTACTACTCTGAAAGCATAtctaaaatagattaaaacataACTTTGTGACATTGCTAAACATTAGAATACACGGCCCTTTGATTATATCACTACACTGCCTATCCTTGTGGATTTATCCCTTGTTCTCCAAGTCTGAAAACATGTactatatttaatttatataatCCGAGTCTCAAATAATGAACGTAGATGTCAGATTTTTGTTCCTCTGATTATGACTGTTATACAGGTGAACTGTCTTTAACAAGAACTTAAACCACTAtgacacaacaataacaaactatattgtaaacattgtaaCCTCTTTATTTTCCAGTGCAATTTCAGCAAGTGTAGCTTGGTGAGTTTAAATAGTCgagtaatgaataaataaaacatttgtaaccttatgtctttttttgtaaCTACTCAGAGCGCAGACGGAACAGTGTTCTTCTTTTCTGTTGGAGAAAAGTACCTTCCTATCGGCTTTATCCATGTTCCCAGCCCAGTGCAGGCACTTGAGTGGTCTCCTGCATCCCATGTAAGTCTTATTCAACATCCTCACCATATAGTGCTGCAAAGATTGTGTCtgctgaaaaaaacaactattcaaTCGATTTTCTCTTCATTATCTTAACACAGAGCAATAACAGACTGCTCATTCTGTGTTGGAGTGGGCATGTGGTCGAAGTGAATTGTCCCAATCCCAAGGATCAGGAGCCACTTAAAACCTTCCTGCTGCCTGAGCTGCACAGGAGGTCATTCAGGTTCCAGAGTATCAAATCTAGAATCAAGGTCTGAAGCCCAAAGACTgtttaaaggtttttaaaaataccaaaaactCCTTTGAATGAAGATGAGTTGTGTCATGTGCGTTGCTGCTTTTACAGAGACAGGAAGACATTTTAAGACTTCAAGCTttaaaggaggagaagaagaaaaaggcaaaagagCTTTTAACCTTGCTTGATGCTaaacaagaagaagacgaagaagaagaggaagaaaaggaGGAAGAGTTACCACCAATCTACATTCCAGATCCTCCAAGTCCTCTCTATTGTGGTTTCTATTCAGAGCCAGACCATTTCTGGCTTTCCATGGTACTCATAGACACATGTTTTTAtggaatgactcaaaaaatctaatttgatgaaaaatatTCAGGAATGTCTAACACCCTTCTCTATTGTGGTCTATATTCCATAGACCACtgtactgtacattttttgttgctACTAGCTAACTGTTTCtgtttaaacacaacaaagaatgGCAGATTTTTGAgttaattattataaatgattatGGTTATAATATCATTTTGTTGAGCCAATATAACCTATGAGTATtattgaggagttttattatGACACTGaatctttttgttcttttctttgtcGCACAGGGTGGCTTTGACTCAGGTTATTTGTATCATTGTAAGTTCTCAGAGAATCAAGACGAGGAACCAGAAAAGCGAAAGGATGAACCTTTTCACTTTCTACCAATCCACACTGCAGACAATGACCCAATTTGCTCAATCACCTTCAGGTAGACGGAGATCAAACTAACAAGTTGActctttcattttaaattcagtTTGCAGAGCTGAAAGACTGAAAATGATGTCCATGTTCAAATATCTGTCAATATTTTAGAGGATCTTGTTTAACTTCAGATGGATGACAAAACAAGATTTTATAGCTTTATTGTATTAAATCGTTCAGAGTTTTTGGACACAAGTCCAGCCCTTTCCTGTATATTAACACTGGACTTTAATTTACTATTAGGAGCGGgatgatacactgagttcagGATACGATACAATGGATGATAATGGGCTCACTATAacgatcaatcaatcaatcaatctttatttgtatagcgccaaatcataaccaatggtatctcaaggcactttacagtagagcagtcttaaggacggactcttcattttatggatacacacatatgcatatatacgtatatacacatacatatgtatcccacacccaacatgaattcatcatggcggcaaggaaaaccttctgttaagcagcaggaaccttgtgtggatcccattcctatgatgaacagccatccacgtcatgctgtgttgggtgtgtgcagagaaaagggtggagacagagccgctgagtctctgtaactccacactgaggatcccacggacctgcaagacaaaagccagaaggagtacaggagcaaacacacaagggagtaagcagacatagagggagtgtttgaaagaggaatgggaccctctccggtccctctctaacctaaatgacctctctcttaacgccctctccaacctctctccaaccgagcatgccagacccccccccccagcagtctatgcctattgcatcttaattatgagctatgagctggttcctaactgaaagctttatcaaagaggaatgttttgagcctaaccttaaaggtagagagggtgtctgccccccgaaccgtggttggtagatggttccagagaagtggggcctgataactgaaagctcttcctcctatactacttttagagatgaatggaacaacgagtagtccagcattttgagagcgtagtgttctggggggattgtatggcactacaagctccttgagatagactggtgcctgtccatttagggctttataagtgagaagaagaatcttgaattctattctatattttatgggaa
The nucleotide sequence above comes from Gouania willdenowi unplaced genomic scaffold, fGouWil2.1 scaffold_14_arrow_ctg1, whole genome shotgun sequence. Encoded proteins:
- the LOC114458603 gene encoding cilia- and flagella-associated protein 44-like isoform X4, whose translation is MGYFGETSATDVEGFVELPDRKVVTGTEWGNLLLWDREAIKVEICRIERQSCHVGTAQPFSLEDGLLMTFGSDGVIRGWDIEKINMADTHSGRLEMEPINELVVGHNVCLSSVVRSPLPNFFIWFAQDSNGAIWKLDLSFTNTTPDPECLFTFHAGSIHGLDVCKTSHLMATTAPDRSVKVFDFLAKKQLTTSCFNQSGTTISWAPPWVKASSGLLGFDDGVVRLLELYRPQSLYAVSRSSCEEDGKLRLKQAFKPHSESVTALAYERNGEILATGSADGTVFFFSVGEKYLPIGFIHVPSPVQALEWSPASHSNNRLLILCWSGHVVEVNCPNPKDQEPLKTFLLPELHRRSFRFQSIKSRIKRQEDILRLQALKEEKKKKAKELLTLLDAKQEEDEEEEEEKEEELPPIYIPDPPSPLYCGFYSEPDHFWLSMGGFDSGYLYHCKFSENQDEEPEKRKDEPFHFLPIHTADNDPICSITFSSSRELLLCGMHSGSIRVYPLQPGDLSLTSMQSYWVLSLHDNQNGQLHHIRCSHDDLFVLTAGDDGNIFSFTRRPPEELQSSLRRKAAMISSPSVGLESKSLVLDIKDPAAYRTPLSMVMEPLVKEEEEEEELKHLLPEITDIVQVYPEVAGLVHWATYPVTSSTHVCRCPPPPLTDLKFYSSPFFPPECFPSFEERDELDELLAIMPPEALEPVPVPKKRKHEKDKGTYVKKPPNAFMLFLKSERKTVQEELGIKNSAAVNRVLSERWKSLAEDKRQIFQAEAQVEAHIHALNNPGWSNKVNYGTKSKKARTKAPRLPPPSY
- the LOC114458603 gene encoding cilia- and flagella-associated protein 44-like isoform X6; this translates as MTFGSDGVIRGWDIEKINMADTHSGRLEMEPINELVVGHNVCLSSVVRSPLPNFFIWFAQDSNGAIWKLDLSFTNTTPDPECLFTFHAGSIHGLDVCKTSHLMATTAPDRSVKVFDFLAKKQLTTSCFNQSGTTISWAPPWVKASSGLLGFDDGVVRLLELYRPQSLYAVSRSSCEEDGKLRLKQAFKPHSESVTALAYERNGEILATGSADGTVFFFSVGEKYLPIGFIHVPSPVQALEWSPASHSNNRLLILCWSGHVVEVNCPNPKDQEPLKTFLLPELHRRSFRFQSIKSRIKRQEDILRLQALKEEKKKKAKELLTLLDAKQEEDEEEEEEKEEELPPIYIPDPPSPLYCGFYSEPDHFWLSMGGFDSGYLYHCKFSENQDEEPEKRKDEPFHFLPIHTADNDPICSITFSSSRELLLCGMHSGSIRVYPLQPGDLSLTSMQSYWVLSLHDNQNGQLHHIRCSHDDLFVLTAGDDGNIFSFTRRPPEELQSSLRRKAAMISSPSVGLESKSLVLDIKDPAAYRTPLSMVMEPLVKEEEEEEELKHLLPEITDIVQVYPEVAGLVHWATYPVTSSTHVCRCPPPPLTDLKFYSSPFFPPECFPSFEERDELDELLAIMPPEALEPVPVPKKRKHEKDKGTYVKKPPNAFMLFLKSERKTVQEELGIKNSAAVNRVLSERWKSLAEDKRQIFQAEAQVEAHIHALNNPGWSNKVNYGTKSKKARTKAPRLPPPSY